From one Planococcus citri chromosome 3, ihPlaCitr1.1, whole genome shotgun sequence genomic stretch:
- the LOC135838855 gene encoding very low-density lipoprotein receptor-like — translation MEGSRSNLYILFFLACLISQVHNDMLYKTYRCDNGKYIRNEWFCDGDKDCDNREDESTGVAATACKRYGCNRGKFQCDSSQCKNVTVRCNTIKDCDDGTDELNCGDQINVKNCTSPDKFLCHDGLRCLDLDLTCDGYCNCFDCSDENSNCSKTDSSIMKKCPNAYFVTANGPQCLCDSNDNQSTPMCSNIGPCARYSNCEQRCIKFKANSQCSCFEGFHPVNGSNGVNCRNNVWYGNAVLYATMLKIKMLNVTSKSTIIVQNEVHNCTALTAANNNLYYATTLLNNYGSISKSSITAYAKSETLIKTSSPIISVAIDYITNNIYYTSNNSLTVCTNNGQICKLLKCCDIGAVALAPKSGWVFYLKAHSMYSANSVLLMKSNMDGSNETIFSDDVYRGDVSIAVDESESKLYLLAVTDGYYKAKVERISFDAEFKESVDTRKVRSLTVLTNDTFFIIDQRNDIYHTKELRDLRNTNDDSNAFFRDNSTSTTKFLYGYNYLLQRSDTNPCQKSSCRGICLTKPAISSYSAATLTYSCVCDNTTQTNDDPMCSNYRAPVAKSGISLVMVILLAFVILGIGGVVGYFVFLKKNWYQYFATLRGWQQSKRDGSGGIMNDYDG, via the exons ATGGAGGGAAGCAGAAGTAAtctgtatattttatttttcctcgcATGCTTAATTAGCCAG gtcCACAATGATATGTTGTATAAAACGTATCGTTGCGATAATGGCAAATATATTCGTAATGAGTGGTTTTGCGATGGCGATAAAGATTGCGACAATAGGGAAGATGAAAGCACTGGAGTAGCTGCAACAGCATGCAAACGa TATGGCTGTAATagaggaaaatttcaatgtgacTCGAGTCAATGTAAGAACGTTACTGTACGGTGTAATACTATAAAAGATTGCGATGATGGCACTGATGAGTTGAATTGTG GAGATCAAATCAATGTGAAGAATTGCACGAGCCCGGATAAATTTTTGTGCCATGATGGGCTGAGGTGTCTGGATTTAGATTTAACATGTGATGGTTATTGTAATTGTTTTGATTGTTCTGATGAAAATAGCAACTGTTCAAAAACTG attcGAGTATTATGAAGAAATGCCCAAATGCATATTTTGTTACTGCAAATGGTCCACAATGTTTGTGTGATTCAAACGATAACCAGTCCACCCCGATGTGTAGCA ATATTGGACCTTGCGCTCGATATTCAAATTGTGAACAACGTTGCATAAAATTCAAAGCAAACTCGCAATGCTCGTGTTTCGAAGGTTTTCATCCAGTCAACGGTTCGAATGGTGTCAATTGCAGGAATAATg TCTGGTACGGAAATGCTGTTTTGTATGCGACTATGTTGAAGATAAAAATGCTGAATGTTACTTCCAAAAGCACtataattgttcaaaatgaagtGCACAATTGTACAGCTTTAACCGCTGCGAATAATAACCTTTACTATGCGACAacacttttgaataattatggAAGTATATCGAAATCGTCGATTACCGCTTATGCAAAATCTGAAACGTTAATTAAAACGA GTTCACCCATAATCTCAGTTGCGATTGATTATATTACAAACAACATATACTACACGAGCAATAATTCACTGACAGTTTGCACGAATAATGGACAAATTTGCAAGCTATTGAAATGTTGCGATATAGGTGCTGTTGCTCTTGCTCCAAAATCAGG GTGGGTATTCTATTTGAAAGCGCATTCAATGTATTCTGCCAATTCAGTCCTATTAATGAAATCTAACATGGACGGATCGAACGAAACTATTTTTTCGGACGATGTGTACAGAGGTGATGTTTCCATCGCAGTTGACGAATCAGAATCCAAATTGTATTTGTTAGCTGTCACAGACGGCTATTACAAGGCTAAAGTTGAGCGAATATCTTTCGACGCTGAATTTAAAGAG TCTGTGGATACGCGCAAAGTGAGAAGTTTGACTGTTCTCACCAACGACACATTCTTCATAATTGACCAAAGAAATGATATTTATCATACGAAAGAGCTCCGCGATTTGAGGAACACGAATGATGATTCGAATGCATTTTTTCGCGATAACAGCACATCAACTACGAAATTTTTATACGGATATAATTATTTATTGCAACGTAGTGATACG aatcctTGCCAAAAATCATCCTGTCGTGGCATATGTCTCACCAAACCTGCCATCTCTTCATATTCCGCTGCCACTTTGACCTATTCTTGCGTCTGTGATAATACTACTCAAACTAATGATGATCCAATGTGTTCAAATTATCGTGCACCAGTTGCAAAAAGTGGCATTTCCCTTGTGATGGTGATCTTGTTAGCATTTGTTATCTTAGGTATCGGAGGGGTGGTGGGTTATTTtgtgtttctgaaaaaaaactggtatcAGTATTTCGCAACGTTACGAGGATGGCAGCAAAGTAAACGTGATGGTTCGGGCGGAATTATGAATGACTACGATGGATAA
- the LOC135838868 gene encoding vitellogenin receptor-like encodes MEDGVNVLKLILLACLFNQIYGEHGDKTLRCNNGQFVAVSDLCNDIKDCTDGSDEPSSCKTSWNCGPGQFSCIPYSNSTTNATSTATCLSAEVLCDTRKDCANNFDEENCGNLTNVQDCQLGDGKFLCRDKLRCLNEENTCDASCNCFDCSEENDNCIVIDDDDDGFPFMMTLLILIVLAAVLGGMYFIYQKYYR; translated from the exons ATGGAGGACGGtgtaaatgttttgaaattaattttgttagCGTGTTTGTTCAATCAG ATTTATGGTGAACATGGGGATAAAACTCTCCGTTGCAACAACGGACAATTTGTCGCAGTCAGTGATTTGTGCAACGATATTAAAGATTGTACCGATGGAAGCGATGAACCGAGCTCATGTAAGACGTCTTGGAACTGCGGACCCGGTCAATTTTCCTGTATTCCTTACTCGAATTCAACGACAAATGCGACATCAACGGCGACTTGCTTAAGTGCAGAAGTTCTATGTGATACACGGAAAGACTGTGCAAATAACTTCGATGAAGAAAATTGCG GAAATCTCACAAATGTGCAGGACTGCCAACTTGGTGATGGGAAATTTTTATGCAGAGATAAATTAAGATGTCTCAACGAAGAAAACACTTGCGATGCTAGTTGTAATTGTTTCGATTGTTCTGAGGAGAACGATAATTGCATCGtaattgatgatgatgatgatgggtTTCCATTTATGATGACGTTGTTGATTTTGATTGTGTTGGCGGCTGTTCTTGGAGGAATGtattttatttaccaaaaatattacCGTTAA
- the LOC135838850 gene encoding low-density lipoprotein receptor-related protein 8-like: MGDGVNVLKLILLACLFNQIYCYTSRYAGPNVARTLRCNNGQYVAVSDLCDDIQDCTDGSDEPSSCKTSWNCGPGQFSCIPYSNSTTNATTTAKCLNAKVLCDTRKDCANNFDEENCGDATSVQNCQLGDGKFLCSDKLRCLSIENTCDGSCNCLDCSDENENCTKIDYQSLNKCPHAYYPLPLSSGPICFCNSSNSALQNLCKEVKDCTSENRCDQQCSKYKNRILCSCFENYTEVAVSNGFKCRSKQYYGTVLIYSTANQIKYLNATTKRTMVIKKDVQTQILASSSDAVYYTTYRDMSKSIYRSSNKWLYTGEPEKILDSNSPITSIAVDYITDNFYFTTNESLSVCSKKAEICQQLICCNVSYVVLNPKNGSMFYTKKSDKPNERLLMKSSMDGSRESVFIDGSFSNIVPVAVDEEFYRLYWLEGSRLHSISLHDKTIEKRDIKFNPTLRSLAILDEIIFYSTQRDNKIYLEENLERFVKPADEKNERGYAYYDRRPQDENYTLYTDTEATISIVDIKAYNSIRQKAAQAKNPCTSSCKGLCLLRAPSYSYYWYYSSQLLTNCTCDDFSPSKDNQWCGSSSIQINPTPNDADGDDDGFPFMMTLLILIVLAAVLGGMYFIYDKYYRGVFYNSRRSQDDRIYDPNQDEF, encoded by the exons ATGGGGGATGGtgtaaatgttttgaaattaattttgttagCGTGTTTGTTTAATCAG ATTTATTGTTACACATCACGATACGCTGGTCCAAATGTGGCTAGAACACTCCGTTGCAACAACGGACAATACGTCGCAGTCAGCGATTTGTGCGACGATATTCAAGATTGTACGGATGGAAGCGATGAACCGAGCTCATGTAAGACGTCTTGGAATTGCGGACCCGGTCAATTTTCTTGTATTCCTTATTCGAATTCAACGACAAATGCGACAACGACAGCGAAATGCTTGAATGCAAAAGTTCTATGTGATACGCGTAAAGACTGTGCCAATAACTTCGATGAAGAAAATTGCG GAGATGCAACCAGTGTGCAGAACTGCCAACTTGGTGATGGGAAATTCTTATGCAGCGATAAGTTGAGATGTCTGAGCATAGAAAACACTTGCGATGGCAGTTGTAACTGTCTCGATTGTTCTGATGAGAATGAAAATTGCACCAAAATTG ATTACCAGTCACTGAATAAATGTCCGCATGCTTACTATCCTTTACCATTATCATCAGGCCCCATTTGTTTTTGTAATTCATCCAATAGCGCTttgcaaaatttatgtaaag AGGTAAAAGATTGTACGTCAGAAAATCGATGTGACCAACAATGCtcaaagtataaaaatagaattttatgtTCGTGTTTCGAAAACTATACTGAAGTAGCGGTATCCAATGGTTTCAAATGCCGAAGCAAAC AATACTACGGAACCGTGTTGATTTATTCTACAGCTAATCAAATAAAATATCTGAATGCGACAACAAAAAGAACGATGGTTATAAAAAAGGATGTACAAACACAAATATTAGCATCTTCCTCGGATGCCGTTTATTACACAACGTATCGTGATATGAGTAAAAGCATCTACCGATCTTCAAACAAATGGTTGTACACTGGCGAACCTGAAAAGATACTAGATTCAA ATTCGCCCATCACATCTATCGCTGTAGACTACATcactgataatttttatttcacaacCAACGAGTCTTTATCAGTTTGCTCGAAAAAAGCAGAAATCTGTCAGCAGTTGATATGCTGCAATGTGTCTTACGTGGTCCTGAATCCCAAAAATGG GTCGATGTTTTACACTAAAAAATCTGACAAACCGAACGAACGATTGTTAATGAAATCAAGCATGGATGGATCCCGAGAAAGTGTCTTTATCGACGGGTCTTTTTCCAATATTGTACCAGTGGCTGTTGATGAAGAATTTTATAGATTATATTGGTTGGAAGGCAGCAGACTGCATTCAATTTCTTTGCACGATAAAACTATCGAA AAACGCGATATCAAATTCAATCCCACCTTGAGGTCATTGGCGATTTTAGACGAAATTATATTTTACAGCACACAGCGTGACAATAAAATTTACTTGGAAGAAAATCTCGAACGTTTTGTGAAACCTgcggatgaaaaaaatgaaagagggTACGCATATTATGATCGACGACCACAAGATGAGAATTACACACTGTATACTGATACAGAAGCCACAATCTCGATCGTAGATATCAAAGCGTATAATTCCATTCGACAAAAGGCCGCCCAG GCTAAAAATCCGTGCACTTCTTCATGCAAAGGTCTATGTTTATTGCGTGCTCCGAGCTATTCCTATTATTGGTATTATAGTAGCCAGCTGTTGACTAACTGCACTTGTGACGATTTCTCTCCTTCGAAAGATAATCAGTGGTGCGGGTCGTCCTCTATTCAAATAAATCCTACACCAAATGATGCTGATGGCGATGATGATGGATTTCCATTTATGATGACGTTGTTGATTTTGATTGTGCTGGCGGCTGTTTTGGGTGGAATGTATTTTATTTACGACAAATATTACAGAGGAGTGTTTTATAATTCGAGAAGATCTCAAGATGATAGAATTTACGATCCTAATCaagatgaattttga
- the LOC135838852 gene encoding low-density lipoprotein receptor-related protein 2-like, giving the protein MGAYVNVLKVIFLTCLFNQIYCFSYGRYPCPTRTLRCNNGQFVATGELCDDTQDCTDGSDEPSSCKTWNCGPGQFSCIPYSNSTTNATATATCLNAKVLCDTRKDCANNFDEENCGDLINVQNCQIGDGKFLCKDKSRCLGIEYTCDAVCQCLDCSDENDNCTKIDYQPLNRCPHAYYPLPLSSGAICLCNSSSGVSQNLCKEVKDCTSESRCDQRCSKYKNRILCSCFEDYVEVAVSNGFKCRSKQHYGTRLIYSTSNQIKSLNATTKRTIVIKKDVQTQVLAAALDTVYYTTYRDMSKSIYRISKDTYSAQKMLDSNSPIVSIAVDYITENVYFTSNGSLSVCSKKGEICLQLICCNVSYVVLNPKNGTMFYTKLADKPNERFLMRANMDGSRETIYVDGSFPDITPIAVDEEFYRLYWLEGNKIHSISLHDKTIKKREVQFNHALDKSLSVLDGIMFYATQRENKIYQEENLERFVKSADKKRDEYFDYYEYERRLEDSNYTLHTDTESTISIVDVKAYNYVRQLAAKAKNPCGSSCSGICLLRAPRYTALYGSVLTTCTCDDFSPSEDNHWCGPSSLQINPTPNDGDDDGFPFMMTLLILVVLAAILGGMYFIYDKYYRGVFYNSSRSQDDRIFDPNRDEL; this is encoded by the exons ATGGGAGCTTATgtgaatgttttgaaagtaattttctTGACGTGTTTGTTTAatcag ATATACTGTTTTTCATATGGACGATACCCTTGTCCGACTAGAACATTACGTTGCAATAACGGACAATTCGTCGCAACCGGTGAATTGTGCGACGATACTCAAGATTGTACCGACGGAAGCGATGAGCCAAGCTCGTGTAAGACATGGAATTGCGGACCGGGTCAATTTTCTTGTATTCCTTATTCGAATTCAACTACAAATGCGACAGCGACAGCGACATGCTTAAATGCAAAAGTTCTATGTGATACACGTAAAGACTGTGCCAATAACTTCGATGAAGAAAATTGCG GAGATCTAATAAATGTGCAGAACTGTCAAATCGGCGATGGgaaatttttatgcaaggatAAATCAAGATGTCTCGGGATAGAGTATACTTGCGATGCTGTTTGTCAATGCCTCGATTGTTCTGATGAGAATGACAATTGTACTAAAATTG acTACCAGCCACTGAATAGATGTCCGCATGCTTACTACCCCCTACCATTATCATCAGGTGCCATTTGTTTGTGTAATTCATCCAGTGGCGTTTCACAGAATTTATGTAAAG AAGTAAAAGATTGTACATCGGAGAGTCGCTGCGACCAACGATGCtcaaagtataaaaatagaatCTTATGTTCGTGTTTTGAAGACTATGTTGAAGTAGCGGTATCAAATGGTTTCAAATGTCGAAGCAaac AACACTACGGAACCAGGTTGATTTATTCTACATCTAATCAAATAAAATCTCTAAATGCGACAACAAAAAGAACGATAGTTATAAAAAAGGATGTACAAACTCAAGTATTAGCAGCTGCCTTGGATACCGTTTATTACACAACGTATCGCGATATGAGTAAAAGTATCTACCGAATCTCAAAGGACACGTACAGCGCTCAGAAGATGTTAGATTCAA ATTCACCCATTGTATCTATCGCTGTAGACTACATTActgaaaatgtgtattttacAAGCAACGGGTCTTTATCAGTTTGCTCGAAAAAAGGAGAAATCTGTCTGCAGTTGATATGCTGCAATGTGTCTTACGTGGTCTTGAATCCCAAAAATGG GACAATGTTTTACACTAAACTTGCTGACAAACCAAACGAACGATTTTTGATGCGAGCCAACATGGATGGATCCCGAGAAACCATCTATGTCGATGGTTCTTTCCCAGATATCACTCCAATTGCGGTTGATGAAGAATTTTATAGATTGTATTGGTTGGAAGGCAACAAAATACATTCAATTTCTTTGCATGATAAGACTATCAAA AAACGGGAAGTTCAATTCAATCATGCCTTGGATAAGTCGTTGTCAGTTTTGGACGGAATTATGTTTTACGCTACGCagcgtgaaaataaaatttaccagGAAGAAAATCTGGAACGTTTTGTGAAATCGGCGGACAAAAAAAGAGATGAGTATTTCGACTATTACGAGTATGAACGACGTTTAGAGGACAGCAATTACACGCTACATACCGATACAGAATCCACAATTTCGATTGTAGATGTCAAAGCGTATAATTATGTACGACAACTTGCTGCCAAG GCTAAAAATCCATGCGGTTCTTCATGCAGTGGTATATGTTTATTGCGTGCTCCGAGATATACTGCGTTATATGGTAGCGTGTTGACTACCTGTACTTGTGACGATTTCTCTCCTTCAGAGGATAATCATTGGTGTGGGCCGTCTTCTCTTCAAATAAATCCTACACCAAATGATGGCGACGATGATGGATTTCCCTTTATGATGACGTTGTTGATTTTGGTTGTGCTGGCGGCTATTCTTGGTGGAATGTATTTTATTTATGACAAATATTACAGAGGGGTATTTTACAATTCGAGCCGATCTCAAGATGATAGAATTTTCGATCCTAATCGAGATGAGTTGTGA